ATCACAAAATACCTGTGGATTCTTCAATGGGATCTTCAATTTGTGGTCCCAAACATGATTCCGACCAATTGCCACATGGCAAAGGATTCAGAACATACTTAACAGAAAAACTGTCAGCATTGAACAATTTTTAAATCAAACAAACCCATCAGTTAATCTAACTTTAGCCAGGACAAAGATACCATACCTTTCACCTGCAAACCTTGAGAAGTTTTTGTTAGGAAGAACGCGGCCTGAGAAAAATGTTTCTGAGAGATCCCTGTTTCCGCACAAGAACTGACTTAGTGTAGAAGTTCATGAGTTTAACCCACTAAAATGATAGCAAAAAAACTTACTGGTTATCTTGTCTAGAAAAGTTGGTTAATTTAGATGGGACTTCCCCatgaaaactgttgtttgttagAATCCTGCAGAAGACATGCAACACTGAGAATTGAGATGGAACACCGCATTCCAAAACATTAGTTATACGACTATAGTTTCCGCAGCATAAAGAAAAATCAGGGCCTTACAAGCAtgtgtattaggaaataatatatgagagtctatatttaggagatatgcatttaggttgtgagagttatattggGAATTATCTTGAGAGTCAAGTCTTGTGCCTTGAGAGCcgagtcttgtgattgtataaatagctagagaattaatgagaaagatacaccgaattattatcaatgtagtcttttatgcttaaGCGTTTAtgttctcctctctcttgctcgatccttaacatggtatcagagcgaggtgagagggagagaggagaggaagagaGTTAGATAATTTTAGAGAATTCATGATGTTTAGGTTTTCTTTAGTGAAGAAATTCATgttcgttaaaaaaaaaaaaaaaaaaaaagagaaaaaaaaaaggaaaaaaaaaaaaaaaaaaaagaaagaaaatcgtGACTGGTTACGAAGGATTAGGGTTCTCTGAACAAACAAAAGGATGGTGGTTTTGGAACGAGAAAAGATAGGGacatgctgctgctactgttggatCTCTGGCATTGTTGATGATTCTCATGGTGTTGTGTTGTCGACGTTGATTGATGGACAGATGAAGACGAAGAAAGCCGTGGAGTCTGCTGCATAATGTTGCAGAGAAGattcgaagaagaaaaaagacagaAGAAAATTGTTGCTGACGGAGATGGCTGCAGCAATATATATTTGAGGCTGTGTGCGACAGCAAGAAAGTAGACTGCGAGGAAGATTTGCTGCCAGTTAATGGTGCGATGTTGCTGGCGATTTAGTTTTTCAAGACGACCTAAAAATCAGGTGAGAACTGGTTCCGCTGGTTTACAGGGATATGTTGGTTGCAACCTAAGGTTAACTGACTAGTCTGGTCAGTTTGAGCTTAATTAACGAGCTCGGTGATGGAGTTTGAGTTGTTGCCAGCGATTGATGAGTTGCAAAGAGAATGGTTTCTCCTATTGTTGACAGGGAAAGCTCGAGCCCGtgttagattaaaaaaaaaaaaaaaaaaaaggttgttgCTGCCATTAACGAAGCTGTTTTCATTGAATGGAAGATTTGTCGGCAGCGATGATGATCATAAGTTAAGAACTCGAGCGTGATTGTGATGATGAGACACTGATAATGCCGTGATTGATAGAAGGAGTGTGTGATGAAGAGAAGAGTATAACAACGTTGTGGTGATGCTGTTGTTGATGCCAGTAATGGAGTTGGTGTTTATCGAAGGTGTACGGCAGGTGGTGGTTGCTCGGTCATGGGACGACGTTTGCTAGATCTTTAGGGTTTCACAACCCTAAGATCAGGTAAGAACTgccgtaaaaataaaaaaaaaataaaaaaaaataaaaaaataaaaaaaacaaagtacGTGTTATATGAGGTGTTACAAAGAGCAATCACAATTACAGAGATGTTACTAAAGAATtgttacagaagcgtaacagaaaaaaaaaacgtaccaAAGAGTTGTAACAGTAAAGAAGTGTGACGGTTTCAGTCAGAGACGTTGCAGAAATCAGAATTGATGATGGTTAAGAAGAAGAATATGTGGCAGAAACatggtgattgaagagtttgtgacagaaatttggaaatcctacaaagtgtggcagactttgtgttagttattgcttgtggcagaaacattgtgagagaatcttaaaaaaaaaaaaaaaagtgtgaaggtttcgcaaaaatagcgtgactggaacaagagaagaagaaacaacattcatgttgtgaagaaagaaaaaaaaaagagaaaagaaaacaatcaccaagaggtgatgagaaaaagaacaacaataataggttgaaatcctatgagttgtcgagagagtacaaaagtattctatcgaagaaaccaagaaaacaagagtacaagaagtattcttcagaagataggaccgtaatgtcctaaaactacaaagatgggaccgtaacgtccttaaacttccgaagaggaccgagatgtcctaaaactatgaaaatgggaccgtaatgtccttaaacttccgaaaatGGGACcctaatgtccttaaactatgaagggaaccgaaacgtccttaaactacggtctgaagattttttttcgcaaaagcgttgaaaaaaaaagaagaagaaagaagaaaaccgaagttaaatttcttttgtccaagatgggcattcatgatctacatgctccatcttgagggagggtattaggaaataatatatgagagtctatatttaggagatatgcatttatgttgtgagagttatattggGAATTATCTTGAGAGTCAAGTCTTGtgccttgagagccaagtcttgtgattgtataaatagctagagaattaatgagaaagatacaccgaattattatcaatgtagtcttttatgcttctgCGTTTAtgttctcctctctcttgctcgatccttaacaatgTGAGATTCTGCAACTGACTAAACTCTTGCTGGACGTTTCCTGACAGATTGTTGGATGACATGTCCCTATTCAGTATTAAGATACAAATTAATATAGGATCAGTTTTGACAAGGATTGAATGACTTAGCTAAGTGTAGTTTTTATGATAAACACATTTGGTCGTCTGTGACTCACAAAATTTGGATGTGTCTGAGATTTTCAAATTCAGCTGGTATAGGACCGTCAAGATGGTTTTTACTCAAGTTCCTACAAGTTAAAAATGCACAAGTTAACTCCAAAGTATTTCCCTTGAAATATTGAATATAATCAGAGCAAGGGAATTCTACTAACAAGGTAAGCAGATGGTCTAGATCACCAAAAGATGACGGCACACGTCCTGAAAAATTGTTGCTAGAAAGATCCGTGCGACTCATACCCAAGTATGTTAGCTTAGAGATACCTTATAGGgggtaaaaaaatcaaagataTTTAGACTTACAGTGTTTCAAGATTTATAATTCTCCCAACCTCGGAAGGGATTTGTCCTTCGAAATCATTTGACGAGAGATTTCTGCATATTACGGTAGCCCTTTAGACAAATAATAAGGCGAAGAAATATCCAAGCTCTTTAGTGTACAATTATGTTTTAAAAAacagagttagtacatacagtaGGCCAAGGGCTTGCATCAAACCGATTGCCTCTGGAATCTTCCCATTCAGCCTATTACCTTGAAGTTTTCTAGTGAATAAACAGCCAATTACCCAGTTATTTTCAAAAAAGATGTATAAAATACATGATCGAAGTAAGGGAAACAAATAGAGACAGAATGCATACAAAAACCCCAATTGTTGCAAAAAGCCAATACTGTAAGGAATTTCCCCAACAACTTCATTGTCTACTGCATCGCTGAAACCATATCGAAGTGTATACAAATGGTATTAAATACATGAGCAAAGTAAGGGAAACAAGTAGAGAAACAATGCATACAAGAAGCCAAAATGTTGTAAAAAACCAATACTTGAAGGAATTTTCCCCGTGATCTGGTTGCCTCCAATATCCCTGAAGCCATATTGAAATGTATATCATTAACTTGAGTATGATAAATGTATcaagaaacaattgaaaaagTGGAAGAGATAAAGCAACTTACAAGTAGAAAAGACTTGTACAACTTCCGATGTTTTCCGGGATTGAGCCGCTTATATTATTTCCGGACACATCTCTGTTATAGGCATCGTTTAAAATAAGGAACTGAGAAATGGAACAACATTCAGAAAACTAGCATGACAGATACTCGACAATACTTACAAGTACCAGAGGCTTGTTAATTTGAAAATCTTAGGAGGCAGTATGCCACTCAAATAGTTTCCATTTAAGTTTCTGCAACACAAATCAACAATATTGTTGAAGGGATAGAAAATTAAATTTAAGAAATAAAATCATAGATACTAAAGAGTACTCACAGATATTGCAGGCCTAGACAATTTCCCATTTCATCTGGAATTTGTCCACTTAAACGATTCCCTTCCAAAAATCTTCACAAAGTTATAAGACAGAAGACAACTATGAGTACAATACACATTAAAAACAACtaaaaggagaaaagaaaaatccttgcATAGATTTTAAATTCTTCAAATTTCCAATAGCAGGTGAAATTTCTCCCTCAAGATTCAAATTCGATAGTTTCCTTTTAAACagtaaaaaaatcaaattccTGTTATCATTCTAAACCACTCAATTACtaataaaaaaaccaaaaagacTAAAAAATGACTTACAGTAAAACTGCGGAAACggtattttcaagatattgaacaCCTCTCCAAGAACAATAATCCTTGTTGTCTTCTTCATCCCAACCGTGCAATACATTGTCAACATCTATAAGTGACGCTTTGATTGATTTCAAAGCTTGTCCTACACATGAAATGAAAACCctaagaaatcagaaaaaaagaaaaaactaacaaaaacaaaaacaaaccttCTTTACTGTCAATAAGCGGGAGAAGAATCCAACCTtcaatagacaatgaagaagcaaCTGAGAAACTATTAgttacagagaagaagaagaagaatatcagATACACTTGAAGTTTGTTCTTCATCTTTAATGATAGTGTActgctttagaaaaagaaaattcaagaTAATGGGAGAGAATAAGATTTTCAGTAAAAGAAGAACATGCAAGAATGGGACTtaagtagaagaagtagttgtagTATTGATTGATCTCTGATAGTGCCTTTCTTTCccgtatttttaggttttttttttgttctgcaTCATTGAAGTTTTTAGTACCATGGTATCACCGGAGGTTCTCCCAAAATTAGCTtttaactcttacctattttttTTTACCATAGAGGTTTACCATGGTCCATAGAGTACTCCCAACATTTTATACGTATATTCAAACAAGCATACGCGAGTCTTTCTTCACCATTTTTTCAAGTACTTAACTCTTATCAATTTAGTACGAAGACAGGgttgtttgtacccaaaaatatTTCTCACAATTGATTTGGTTATGAtggtgaaaattagggttttaaacaaAACAAGCGTAAATAAGAATTTAATGTGGTTGGACATGTTTTTTCTACATCCACGGATGAGTCCTCGTAGGGAAAGATATTTTATTGATGTTTGGATTACAATGATTTGATCATTTTAGGGTTTTCTGGTGTATTTTTGTGTATCAGGGTGTGTCCCTTTTGGGTTGAGATTCCCTCTATTTATAGTGTTGAATATCTTGATTAAatcctaatttcgagataaacttcATATGGAAGCAATTTGGCCAGCAAGTCATCCAGAATCTTCTTTCAGGGTTTTGTACTAGGTCGGTCGGTGCAATGAGCCAAATTAAgcatcaatgtagtcttttatgcttaaGCGTTTAtgttctcctctctcttgctcgatccttaacatggtatcagagcgaggtgagagggagagaggagaggaagagaGTTAGATAATTTTAGAGAATTCATGATGTTTAGGTTTTCTTTAGTGAAGAAATTCATgttcgttaaaaaaaaaaaaaaaaaaaagagaaaaaaaaaaaggaaaaaaaaaaggaaaaaaaaaaaagaaagaaaatcgtGACTGGTTACGAAGGATTAGGGTTCTCTGAACAAACAAAAGGATGGTGGTTTTGGAACGAGAAAAGATAGGGacatgctgctgctactgttggatCTCTGGCATTGTTGATGATTCTCATGGTGTTGTGTTGTCGACGTTGATTGATGgacagatgaagaagaagaaagccgTGGAGTCTGCTGCATAATGTTGCAGAGAAGattcgaagaagaaaaaaagacagaaGAAAATTGTTGCTGACGGAGATGGCTGCAGCAATATATATTTGAGGCTGTGTGCGACAGCAAGAAAGTAGACTGCGAGGAAGATTTGCTGCCAGTTAATGGTGCGATGTTGCTGGCGATTTAGTTTTTCAAGACGACCTAAAAATCAGGTGAGAACTGGTTCCGCTGGTTTACAGGGATATGTTGGTTGCAACCTAAGGTTAACTGACTAGTCTGGTCAGTTTGAGCTTAATTAACGAGCTTGGTGATGGAGTTTGAGTTGTTGCCAGCGATTGATGAGTTGCAAAGAGAATGGTTGCTCCTATTGTTGACAGGGAAAGCTCGAGCCCGtgttagattaaaaaaaaaaaaaaaaaaggttgttgCTGCCATTAACGAAGCTGTTTCCATTGAATGGAAGATTTGTCGGCAGCGATGATGATCATAAGTTAAGAACTCGAGTGATTGTGATGATGAGACACTGATAATGCGTGATTGATAGAAGGAGTGTGTGATGAAGAGAAGAGTAACAACGTTGTGGTGATGCTGTTGTTGATGCCAGTAATGGAGTTGGTGTTTATCGAAGGTGTACGGCAGGTGGTGGTTGCTCGGTCATGGGACGACGTTTGCTAGAGCTTTAGGGTTTCACAACCCTAAGATCAGGTAAGAagccgtaaaaaaaaaaaaaaaaaaaaaaaaaaaaacaaagtacgTGTTATGTGAGGTGTTACAAAGAGCAATCACAATTACAGAGATGTTACTAAAGAATtgttacagaagcgtaacagaaaaaaaaaaacgtaccaaAGAGTTGTAACAGTAAAGAAGTGTGACGGTTTCAGTCAGAGACGTTGCAGAAATCAGAATTGATGATGGTTAAGAAGAAGAATTGTGGCAGAAACatggtgattgaagagtttgtgCAGAAATTTGGaaatcctacaaagtgtggcagactttgtgttagttattgcttgtggcagaagaagagaaagattgtgagagaatcttaaaaaaaaaaaaaaagtgtgaaggtttcgcaaaaatagcgtgactggaacaagagaagaagaaacaacattcatgttgtgaagaaagaaaaaaaaaaagagaaaagaaaacaatcaccaagaggtgatgagaaaaagaacaacaataataggttgaaatcctatgagttgtcgagagagtacaaa
The nucleotide sequence above comes from Papaver somniferum cultivar HN1 chromosome 8, ASM357369v1, whole genome shotgun sequence. Encoded proteins:
- the LOC113304164 gene encoding LRR receptor-like serine/threonine-protein kinase RCH1, whose product is MKNKLQVYLIFFFFFSVTNSFSVASSLSIEGWILLPLIDSKEGQALKSIKASLIDVDNVLHGWDEEDNKDYCSWRGVQYLENTVSAVLLFLEGNRLSGQIPDEMGNCLGLQYLNLNGNYLSGILPPKIFKLTSLWDIGGNQITGKIPSSIGFYNILASLDNEVVGEIPYSIGFLQQLGFLKLQGNRLNGKIPEAIGLMQALGLLNLSSNDFEGQIPSEVGRIINLETLTLSLKMKNKLQVYLIFFFFFSVTNSFSVASSLSIEGWILLPLIDSKEGQALKSIKASLIDVDNVLHGWDEEDNKDYCSWRGVQYLENTVSAVLLFLEGNRLSGQIPDEMGNCLGLQYLNLNGNYLSGILPPKIFKLTSLWDIGGNQITGKIPSSIGFLQHFGFFDAVDNEVVGEIPYSIGFLQQLGFLKLQGNRLNGKIPEAIGLMQALGLLNLSSNDFEGQIPSEVGRIINLETLILTNNSFHGEVPSKLTNFSRQDNQDLSETFFSGRVLPNKNFSSFSVKYVLNPLPCGNWSESCLGPQIEDPIEESTGLPRSRVLLITFSCIALWCTKESLAPPPGSVPSF